A region from the Aegilops tauschii subsp. strangulata cultivar AL8/78 chromosome 5, Aet v6.0, whole genome shotgun sequence genome encodes:
- the LOC109781522 gene encoding large ribosomal subunit protein eL32z, which yields MAVPLLKKAIVKKRVKHFKRAHSDRYIGLKQSWRRPKGIDSRVRRKFKGCTLMPNIGYGSDKKTRHYLPNKFKKFVVHNVSELELLMMHNRTYCAEIAHNVSTQKRKAIVERAAQLDVVVTNKLARLRSQEDE from the exons ATGGCGGTGCCTCTGCTGAAGAAGGCGATCGTGAAGAAGAGGGTGAAGCACTTCAAGAGGGCGCACAGCGACCGCTACATCGGCCTCAAG CAAAGCTGGCGTAGGCCAAAGGGTATCGACTCCCGCGTCAGGCGGAAGTTCAAGGGATGCACCTTGATGCCCAACATCGGGTATGGTTCagacaagaagaccaggcactaCCTGCCCAACAAGTTCAAGAAGTTTGTTGTCCACAATGTCTCTGAGCTGGAGCTGCTTATGATGCACAACAG GACCTACTGTGCCGAGATCGCACACAACGTGTCCACACAGAAGCGCAAGGCGATCGTTGAGCGTGCTGCGCAGCTCGACGTCGTGGTCACCAACAAGCTTGCCAGGCTCCGCAGCCAGGAGGACGAGTAA
- the LOC109781521 gene encoding uncharacterized protein isoform X4 — protein sequence MDGDYVSGLLMGSAGLDFGVPGLDAGFFETLCGAGGAGAAGLAAMFGDRAAGMPGLGGGGQFGAAEGTGGCELGAASREGSSVSDPAWAYGANARKRKAPAAGAGKGKEAASCFAKMGEPTGPDSKKCKIEEETVRPKVEEEAATASDGSAGGERGRKQAKGKGSKSKQPAADEPPRDYVHVRARRGQATDSHSLAERVRREKITLKMKMLQDLVPGCNKVIGKALMLDEIINYVQSLQQQVEFLSMKLSTVNPQLDFDTLSNLLHKDMNQALDPSASTVFPLESAGTVYPLCDQADLYQSFSSGAMENQCSMGLLDMALPHAPQYPFQKQQDFWEASAQNGLHMDHEQSQENAGQLQAADHPEIEF from the exons ATGGACGGCGACTACGTCTCCGGCCTGCTCATGGGCTCCGCGGGGCTCGACTTCGGCGTGCCGGGCCTCGACGCCGGCTTCTTCGAGACGCTCTGTGGCGCCGGTGGCGCTGGCGCCGCGGGGCTCGCGGCGATGTTCGGGGACCGGGCGGCCGGGATGCCCGGCTTGGGCGGCGGCGGTCAGTTCGGGGCCGCGGAGGGGACCGGCGGCTGCGAGCTCGGCGCCGCGTCCAGGGAGGGCTCCTCCGTCTCCGACCCGGCGTGGGCGTACGGCGCGAATGCCAGGAAGCGGAAGGCGCCGGCCGCGGGCGCCGGCAAGGGCAAAGAGGCCGCGTCCTGTTTCGCCAAG ATGGGAGAGCCGACGGGGCCGGACTCGAAGAAATGCAAAATTGAGGAGGAGACTGTGAGGCCcaaggtggaggaggaggcggccacgGCCAGCGATGGGTCGGCCGGCGGGGAGCGAGGCCGCAAGCAGGCCAAGGGCAAGGGCTCCAAGTCCAAGCAGCCGGCGGCGGACGAGCCGCCCAGGGACTACGTCCATGTCCGGGCCAGGAGAGGCCAGGCGACCGACAGCCACAGCCTTGCTGAGAGG GTCAGAAGAGAGAAGATCaccctcaagatgaagatgctccAGGACCTGGTGCCAGGATGTAACAAG GTGATTGGCAAAGCCCTCATGCTCGATGAGATCATAAACTATGTTCAATCGCTGCAGCAGCAAGTCGAG TTCTTGTCCATGAAGCTCTCGACCGTGAACCCGCAACTTGACTTCGACACCTTGTCTAACCTCCTACACAAAGAT ATGAACCAAGCACTTGACCCCTCGGCGAGCACGGTGTTTCCATTGGAGAGTGCTGGCACGGTGTACCCATTGTGTGACCAAGCAGACCTTTACCAGTCCTTCAGTTCGGGTGCTATGGAGAACCAATGCTCCATGGGTCTGTTAGACATGGCTCTACCGCACGCACCGCAGTACCCTTTTCAAAAACAG CAGGATTTCTGGGAGGCGAGTGCGCAAAATGGGCTCCATATGGACCACGAGCAAAGCCAGGAGAATGCAG GTCAGCTACAAGCAGCAGATCATCCAGAGATTGAGTTCTAG
- the LOC109781521 gene encoding uncharacterized protein isoform X1, translated as MDGDYVSGLLMGSAGLDFGVPGLDAGFFETLCGAGGAGAAGLAAMFGDRAAGMPGLGGGGQFGAAEGTGGCELGAASREGSSVSDPAWAYGANARKRKAPAAGAGKGKEAASCFAKMGEPTGPDSKKCKIEEETVRPKVEEEAATASDGSAGGERGRKQAKGKGSKSKQPAADEPPRDYVHVRARRGQATDSHSLAERVRREKITLKMKMLQDLVPGCNKVIGKALMLDEIINYVQSLQQQVEFLSMKLSTVNPQLDFDTLSNLLHKDMNQALDPSASTVFPLESAGTVYPLCDQADLYQSFSSGAMENQCSMGLLDMALPHAPQYPFQKQQQDFWEASAQNGLHMDHEQSQENAGSAPNFDGQLQAADHPEIEF; from the exons ATGGACGGCGACTACGTCTCCGGCCTGCTCATGGGCTCCGCGGGGCTCGACTTCGGCGTGCCGGGCCTCGACGCCGGCTTCTTCGAGACGCTCTGTGGCGCCGGTGGCGCTGGCGCCGCGGGGCTCGCGGCGATGTTCGGGGACCGGGCGGCCGGGATGCCCGGCTTGGGCGGCGGCGGTCAGTTCGGGGCCGCGGAGGGGACCGGCGGCTGCGAGCTCGGCGCCGCGTCCAGGGAGGGCTCCTCCGTCTCCGACCCGGCGTGGGCGTACGGCGCGAATGCCAGGAAGCGGAAGGCGCCGGCCGCGGGCGCCGGCAAGGGCAAAGAGGCCGCGTCCTGTTTCGCCAAG ATGGGAGAGCCGACGGGGCCGGACTCGAAGAAATGCAAAATTGAGGAGGAGACTGTGAGGCCcaaggtggaggaggaggcggccacgGCCAGCGATGGGTCGGCCGGCGGGGAGCGAGGCCGCAAGCAGGCCAAGGGCAAGGGCTCCAAGTCCAAGCAGCCGGCGGCGGACGAGCCGCCCAGGGACTACGTCCATGTCCGGGCCAGGAGAGGCCAGGCGACCGACAGCCACAGCCTTGCTGAGAGG GTCAGAAGAGAGAAGATCaccctcaagatgaagatgctccAGGACCTGGTGCCAGGATGTAACAAG GTGATTGGCAAAGCCCTCATGCTCGATGAGATCATAAACTATGTTCAATCGCTGCAGCAGCAAGTCGAG TTCTTGTCCATGAAGCTCTCGACCGTGAACCCGCAACTTGACTTCGACACCTTGTCTAACCTCCTACACAAAGAT ATGAACCAAGCACTTGACCCCTCGGCGAGCACGGTGTTTCCATTGGAGAGTGCTGGCACGGTGTACCCATTGTGTGACCAAGCAGACCTTTACCAGTCCTTCAGTTCGGGTGCTATGGAGAACCAATGCTCCATGGGTCTGTTAGACATGGCTCTACCGCACGCACCGCAGTACCCTTTTCAAAAACAG CAGCAGGATTTCTGGGAGGCGAGTGCGCAAAATGGGCTCCATATGGACCACGAGCAAAGCCAGGAGAATGCAGGTTCGGCACCGAATTTCGATG GTCAGCTACAAGCAGCAGATCATCCAGAGATTGAGTTCTAG
- the LOC109781521 gene encoding uncharacterized protein isoform X2: MDGDYVSGLLMGSAGLDFGVPGLDAGFFETLCGAGGAGAAGLAAMFGDRAAGMPGLGGGGQFGAAEGTGGCELGAASREGSSVSDPAWAYGANARKRKAPAAGAGKGKEAASCFAKMGEPTGPDSKKCKIEEETVRPKVEEEAATASDGSAGGERGRKQAKGKGSKSKQPAADEPPRDYVHVRARRGQATDSHSLAERVRREKITLKMKMLQDLVPGCNKVIGKALMLDEIINYVQSLQQQVEFLSMKLSTVNPQLDFDTLSNLLHKDMNQALDPSASTVFPLESAGTVYPLCDQADLYQSFSSGAMENQCSMGLLDMALPHAPQYPFQKQQDFWEASAQNGLHMDHEQSQENAGSAPNFDGQLQAADHPEIEF; encoded by the exons ATGGACGGCGACTACGTCTCCGGCCTGCTCATGGGCTCCGCGGGGCTCGACTTCGGCGTGCCGGGCCTCGACGCCGGCTTCTTCGAGACGCTCTGTGGCGCCGGTGGCGCTGGCGCCGCGGGGCTCGCGGCGATGTTCGGGGACCGGGCGGCCGGGATGCCCGGCTTGGGCGGCGGCGGTCAGTTCGGGGCCGCGGAGGGGACCGGCGGCTGCGAGCTCGGCGCCGCGTCCAGGGAGGGCTCCTCCGTCTCCGACCCGGCGTGGGCGTACGGCGCGAATGCCAGGAAGCGGAAGGCGCCGGCCGCGGGCGCCGGCAAGGGCAAAGAGGCCGCGTCCTGTTTCGCCAAG ATGGGAGAGCCGACGGGGCCGGACTCGAAGAAATGCAAAATTGAGGAGGAGACTGTGAGGCCcaaggtggaggaggaggcggccacgGCCAGCGATGGGTCGGCCGGCGGGGAGCGAGGCCGCAAGCAGGCCAAGGGCAAGGGCTCCAAGTCCAAGCAGCCGGCGGCGGACGAGCCGCCCAGGGACTACGTCCATGTCCGGGCCAGGAGAGGCCAGGCGACCGACAGCCACAGCCTTGCTGAGAGG GTCAGAAGAGAGAAGATCaccctcaagatgaagatgctccAGGACCTGGTGCCAGGATGTAACAAG GTGATTGGCAAAGCCCTCATGCTCGATGAGATCATAAACTATGTTCAATCGCTGCAGCAGCAAGTCGAG TTCTTGTCCATGAAGCTCTCGACCGTGAACCCGCAACTTGACTTCGACACCTTGTCTAACCTCCTACACAAAGAT ATGAACCAAGCACTTGACCCCTCGGCGAGCACGGTGTTTCCATTGGAGAGTGCTGGCACGGTGTACCCATTGTGTGACCAAGCAGACCTTTACCAGTCCTTCAGTTCGGGTGCTATGGAGAACCAATGCTCCATGGGTCTGTTAGACATGGCTCTACCGCACGCACCGCAGTACCCTTTTCAAAAACAG CAGGATTTCTGGGAGGCGAGTGCGCAAAATGGGCTCCATATGGACCACGAGCAAAGCCAGGAGAATGCAGGTTCGGCACCGAATTTCGATG GTCAGCTACAAGCAGCAGATCATCCAGAGATTGAGTTCTAG
- the LOC109781521 gene encoding uncharacterized protein isoform X3, translating to MDGDYVSGLLMGSAGLDFGVPGLDAGFFETLCGAGGAGAAGLAAMFGDRAAGMPGLGGGGQFGAAEGTGGCELGAASREGSSVSDPAWAYGANARKRKAPAAGAGKGKEAASCFAKMGEPTGPDSKKCKIEEETVRPKVEEEAATASDGSAGGERGRKQAKGKGSKSKQPAADEPPRDYVHVRARRGQATDSHSLAERVRREKITLKMKMLQDLVPGCNKVIGKALMLDEIINYVQSLQQQVEFLSMKLSTVNPQLDFDTLSNLLHKDMNQALDPSASTVFPLESAGTVYPLCDQADLYQSFSSGAMENQCSMGLLDMALPHAPQYPFQKQQQDFWEASAQNGLHMDHEQSQENAGQLQAADHPEIEF from the exons ATGGACGGCGACTACGTCTCCGGCCTGCTCATGGGCTCCGCGGGGCTCGACTTCGGCGTGCCGGGCCTCGACGCCGGCTTCTTCGAGACGCTCTGTGGCGCCGGTGGCGCTGGCGCCGCGGGGCTCGCGGCGATGTTCGGGGACCGGGCGGCCGGGATGCCCGGCTTGGGCGGCGGCGGTCAGTTCGGGGCCGCGGAGGGGACCGGCGGCTGCGAGCTCGGCGCCGCGTCCAGGGAGGGCTCCTCCGTCTCCGACCCGGCGTGGGCGTACGGCGCGAATGCCAGGAAGCGGAAGGCGCCGGCCGCGGGCGCCGGCAAGGGCAAAGAGGCCGCGTCCTGTTTCGCCAAG ATGGGAGAGCCGACGGGGCCGGACTCGAAGAAATGCAAAATTGAGGAGGAGACTGTGAGGCCcaaggtggaggaggaggcggccacgGCCAGCGATGGGTCGGCCGGCGGGGAGCGAGGCCGCAAGCAGGCCAAGGGCAAGGGCTCCAAGTCCAAGCAGCCGGCGGCGGACGAGCCGCCCAGGGACTACGTCCATGTCCGGGCCAGGAGAGGCCAGGCGACCGACAGCCACAGCCTTGCTGAGAGG GTCAGAAGAGAGAAGATCaccctcaagatgaagatgctccAGGACCTGGTGCCAGGATGTAACAAG GTGATTGGCAAAGCCCTCATGCTCGATGAGATCATAAACTATGTTCAATCGCTGCAGCAGCAAGTCGAG TTCTTGTCCATGAAGCTCTCGACCGTGAACCCGCAACTTGACTTCGACACCTTGTCTAACCTCCTACACAAAGAT ATGAACCAAGCACTTGACCCCTCGGCGAGCACGGTGTTTCCATTGGAGAGTGCTGGCACGGTGTACCCATTGTGTGACCAAGCAGACCTTTACCAGTCCTTCAGTTCGGGTGCTATGGAGAACCAATGCTCCATGGGTCTGTTAGACATGGCTCTACCGCACGCACCGCAGTACCCTTTTCAAAAACAG CAGCAGGATTTCTGGGAGGCGAGTGCGCAAAATGGGCTCCATATGGACCACGAGCAAAGCCAGGAGAATGCAG GTCAGCTACAAGCAGCAGATCATCCAGAGATTGAGTTCTAG